One part of the Salvelinus fontinalis isolate EN_2023a chromosome 4, ASM2944872v1, whole genome shotgun sequence genome encodes these proteins:
- the LOC129852748 gene encoding basic salivary proline-rich protein 1-like: MIIFCSAPRGHQGTTKGLPRDHQGVTKGPPRGHQGVTKGPPRDHQGVTKGPPRDHQGVTKGPPRGYQGVTKGPPRGHQGTTKGSPRGQQGVTKGPPRDHQGVTKGSPRGHQGVTKVPPRGHQGTTKGPPRGSQRDHQGTTKGSPRDHQGVTKGPPRGHQGTTKGSPRDHQGTTKGSLRGHQGTTKGPPKGSPRGHQGTTKWSPRGHQGVTKGPPRDHQGVTEGSPRDDQGTTKGPPRGHQGVTKGPPRCHQGTTKGSPSGNQGNTKGPPRGHQGTTKGSPRGNQGTTKGPPRDHQGVTEGSPRDDQGVTKGSPRDHQGVTKGSPRGHQGTTKGSPRGHQGTTKGPPRGHQGVTKGQPRDHQGVTKGPPRGHQGVTLDV; this comes from the coding sequence ATGATCATCTTCTGTTCAGCACCAAGGGGTCACCAAGGGACAACCAAGGGGTTACCAAGGGACCACCAAGGGGTCACCAAGGGACCACCAAGGGGTCACCAAGGGGTCACCAAGGGACCACCAAGGGACCACCAAGGGGTCACCAAGGGACCACCAAGGGACCACCAAGGGGTCACCAAGGGACCACCAAGGGGTTACCAAGGGGTCACCAAGGGACCACCAAGGGGTCACCAAGGGACCACCAAGGGGTCACCAAGGGGTCAACAAGGGGTCACCAAGGGACCACCAAGGGACCACCAAGGGGTCACCAAGGGGTCACCAAGGGGCCACCAAGGGGTCACCAAGGTACCACCAAGGGGTCACCAAGGGACCACCAAGGGACCACCAAGGGGGTCACAAAGGGACCACCAAGGGACCACCAAGGGGTCACCAAGGGACCACCAAGGGGTCACCAAGGGACCACCAAGGGGTCACCAAGGGACCACCAAGGGTTCACCAAGGGACCACCAAGGGACCACCAAGGGGTCACTAAGGGGTCACCAAGGGACGACCAAGGGGCCACCCAAGGGGTCACCAAGGGGTCACCAAGGGACCACCAAGTGGTCACCAAGGGGTCACCAAGGGGTAACCAAGGGACCACCAAGGGACCACCAAGGGGTCACCGAGGGGTCACCAAGGGACGACCAAGGGACGACCAAGGGACCACCAAGGGGTCACCAAGGGGTCACCAAGGGACCACCAAGGTGTCACCAAGGGACCACCAAGGGGTCACCAAGTGGTAACCAAGGGAACACCAAGGGACCACCAAGGGGTCACCAAGGGACCACCAAGGGGTCACCAAGGGGTAACCAAGGGACCACCAAGGGACCACCAAGGGACCACCAAGGGGTCACCGAGGGGTCACCAAGGGACGACCAAGGGGTCACCAAGGGGTCACCAAGGGACCACCAAGGGGTCACCAAGGGGTCACCAAGGGGTCACCAAGGGACCACCAAGGGGTCACCAAGGGGTCACCAAGGGACAACCAAGGGACCACCAAGGGGTCACCAAGGGGTCACCAAGGGACAACCAAGGGACCACCAAGGGGTCACCAAGGGACCACCAAGAGGTCACCAAGGGGTGACATTAGATGTCTAA